CCACTGCCTCCCATCCGACGAGCAGCGGGGCCAGGCCGTCGCGCTCGAAGCGCCGCGCGCCAACGGCCACCCACGCCGCCACCGAGCCGGCCAGTGTCGAGCGTTCGGTGCCCGGCACCTGCGCGTCGGTGATTGCGCCGGGCGACAGCCCCCGGTGATCGGTGGCCGCCGGCACATAGCGGTTGAGCCCGACCCCGATCACCACCCGACAGGGGCCCAGAGGGTCACCACGCAGTTCGGTGAGAATGCCGCCGATCTTGCGGCCGGCGACGAGCAGGTCGTTGGGCCACTTCACCTGAACCGGCACCCCCAGGGGGCGGAGCCTCTCAGCAAGCGACACCGCCACGCCCAAGGCCAGGGGGGCCGGCGGCTCGGGGACCGTCGCAAAGTCGTGGACCACTGAGAGATAGATGTTGCCGAGCGGAGACACCCAGGCCCGCCCCAGCCGCCCGCGCCCGGCACACTGCCCCTCAGCGAAGACGACCCCGGTGCCCCGCTCAGCGGTCTGCAAGGCGTGCTCGTTGGTGGATGCGGGGCGGTAGAGGCACTCGAAACGCGACGGGTCGGGGCCGCCGGCGGCCACCCAGGCCTGTCGCGCCCGTACCGCGTCGAGCGGGTCATAACCGCCGGGGATGCGGTAGCCGCGGCCACGTACGGCGTCGATGCGCAGTCCAGCCTGACGCAGGCGCGCCACGGCCCGGGCCACGCCGGCCCGTCCGATACCGAGCGCCTCGCCGAGCGCTGTCCCGGAGGCGAAGCGCCCGTCGCTCAGTGTGCGCAGGAGCCGGGTCTCTGTGTTCTGATCCAGGTGTTGCACGGCCTCGGTACCCCGTCCCAACCTTGCCGGCGTGGTATACCGTACCCTTATACCGAAGACCCTATAAAAAACCCCCGACTCCATTGAGGAGACGGGGGTTTTTCGGTGTAGGGGCCTGGCGATGACCTACTCTCGCACGACAGCGTGGTCGCACTACCATCGGCGCTGAGCGGTTTCACTGCCGAGTTCGGCATGGGATCGGGTGGTTCCCGCTCGCTATGGTCGCCAGGCAAAGCGGTGTGGCGTTTAGGCCACTTGTGTCTGGGAAGTTGCCGTCACGCCTTACGGCATGTCGGTGCTCAATCCGCTTGGGTGTTATATGGCCAAGCCTCACGGGCCATTAGTACGGGTTAGCTTAATGCATTGCTGCACTTCCACACCCCGCCTATCAACGTCCTCGTCTTGGACGGCCCTTCAGGGACCTCGCGGGTCCGGGGAGACCTGATCTTGAGGCGGGCTTCCCGCTTAGATGCTTTCAGCGGTTATCCCTTCCATACGTAGCTACCCGGCTGTGCCACTGGCGTGACAACCGGACCACCAGCGGTATGTCCACTCCGGTCCTCTCGTACTAGGAGTAGAGCCTCTCAAGTCTCCGACGCCCACGGCAGATAGGGACCGAACTGTCTCACGACGTTCTAAACCCAGCTCGCGTACCACTTTAAACGGCGAACAGCCGTACCCTTGGGACCTGCTACAGCCCCAGGATGTGATGAGCCGACATCGAGGTGCCAAACTCCTCCGTCGATGTGGACTCT
Above is a genomic segment from Halorhodospira halophila containing:
- a CDS encoding biotin--[acetyl-CoA-carboxylase] ligase, encoding MQHLDQNTETRLLRTLSDGRFASGTALGEALGIGRAGVARAVARLRQAGLRIDAVRGRGYRIPGGYDPLDAVRARQAWVAAGGPDPSRFECLYRPASTNEHALQTAERGTGVVFAEGQCAGRGRLGRAWVSPLGNIYLSVVHDFATVPEPPAPLALGVAVSLAERLRPLGVPVQVKWPNDLLVAGRKIGGILTELRGDPLGPCRVVIGVGLNRYVPAATDHRGLSPGAITDAQVPGTERSTLAGSVAAWVAVGARRFERDGLAPLLVGWEAVDALAGRTVHLEGSGRTTSGVARGIDEHGRLRVETERGLACFASGEAHLHRSAS